A section of the Scleropages formosus chromosome 12, fSclFor1.1, whole genome shotgun sequence genome encodes:
- the chmp7 gene encoding charged multivesicular body protein 7 isoform X2, giving the protein MLAPAGQQQGDVAPDFPPDWEDDERMTFLFSAFKENREVNTTDWDGKMNFWVPLVIGSCRKRGAVSFNLQDLNESFRRKGSMPLGLGTVIQCMARCGKVQKESEFAANVDSGWLSWGVGLLLVRPLKWTLSTLLGNSRVPLEESFVVIELVKEKAAELMRVYRSSPVADRSLLSFQELRALSAHVCPDETTLCLALIQLQREKQVTVLLHEGEKIVKFSQLDQGRVSPISDMDVGIYQLQCSEKLLGDRVEALGLEAERCREEARKLLQEGKKSQALRCLKGRKRVEKRAERLYGQLETVKGILDRIAHSQTDRLVMQAYQAGVAALRLSLKDVTVERAESLVDQIQELCDTQDEVNQTLAGAALNSSGGESDELEEELKSLLEESTPDGVRMLPEVPSRPLPAGRALGVHGDSFLDSLPPVPASTFGITDEELDRELSHLTLTDTGMVQAHTLSDRRPEAAQ; this is encoded by the exons ATGTTGGCTCcagcaggacagcagcaggGCGACGTGGCGCCGGATTTTCCGCCAGACTGGGAGGACGATGAGCGCATGACCTTCTTATTCTCGGCTTTCAAAGAGAATCGGGAGGTCAACACTACGGACTGGGATGGTAAAATGAATTTCTGGGTGCCGTTGGTCAtcggcagctgcaggaagcgcGGAGCTGTGTCCTTCAACCTGCAGGACCTGAATGAGAGCTTTCGGAGGAAGGGCAGCATGCCGCTAGGTTTGGGCACTGTCATTCAGTGCATGGCCAG GTGTGGGAAAGTACAGAAGGAATCGGAGTTTGCCGCAAACGTGGATTCCGGCTGGCTGTCGTGGGGAGTGGGGCTGCTGCTTGTGCGGCCCCTTAAGTGGACCCTCTCCACCCTCCTGGGGAACAGTCGAGTTCCCTTGGAAGAGTCTTTTGTGGTTATTGAGCTGGTCAAG GAAAAGGCGGCGGAGCTGATGCGTGTGTACCGGAGCTCTCCAGTAGCAGACCGCTCCTTACTGTCCTTCCAAGAGCTCCGCGCACTGTCTGCCCACGTCTGCCCTGATGAAACTACGCTGTGTTTGGCACTGATTCAGCTGCAGAGAGAAAAGCAGGTGACAGTTTTGCTGCATGAAGGAGAGAAG ATTGTGAAGTTTTCCCAGCTGGACCAGGGCCGAGTGTCACCAATAAGTGACATGGATGTTGGGATCTACCAGCTGCAGTGCAGTGAAAAGCTGCTTGGGGATAGAGTGGAGGCACTGGGCCTCGAGGCAGAGAG ATGCAGAGAAGAGGCAAGGAAATTGTTGCAGGAAGGCAAGAAATCTCAG GCCCTGAGGTGCCTCAAGGGACGGAAACGTGTGGAGAAACGAGCGGAACGCCTGTATGGCCAGCTGGAAACAGTGAAGGGAATACTGGATCGGATTGCACACTCACAGACTGACCGTCTG GTGATGCAGGCATACCAAGCTGGGGTGGCAGCCCTCAGGCTGTCCCTGAAGGATGTGACAGTAGAGCGTGCAGAGAGTCTGGTCGATCAGATTCAGGAG ttgTGTGACACTCAGGATGAGGTGAACCAGACGCTGGCAGGAGCAGCGCTCAACTCCTCTG GTGGCGAGAGTGATGAGCTTGAAGAGGAGCTGAAATCACTACTGGAAGAGTCCACTCCAGATGGAGTGCGCATGCTCCCGGAAGTTCCCTCTCGGCCGCTCCCTGCAGGTAGGGCTCTTGGTGTCCATGGTGACAGTTTCCTGGACTCACTGCCCCCTGTACCTGCCTCCACTTTTGGCATCACAGATGAGGAGCTGGATAGAGAACTGAGTCACCTCACCTTAACTGATACAG GCATGGTACAGGCACACACCCTTTCAGACAGGAGGCCTGAGGCTGCACAGTGA
- the chmp7 gene encoding charged multivesicular body protein 7 isoform X1: MLAPAGQQQGDVAPDFPPDWEDDERMTFLFSAFKENREVNTTDWDGKMNFWVPLVIGSCRKRGAVSFNLQDLNESFRRKGSMPLGLGTVIQCMARCGKVQKESEFAANVDSGWLSWGVGLLLVRPLKWTLSTLLGNSRVPLEESFVVIELVKEKAAELMRVYRSSPVADRSLLSFQELRALSAHVCPDETTLCLALIQLQREKQVTVLLHEGEKIVKFSQLDQGRVSPISDMDVGIYQLQCSEKLLGDRVEALGLEAERCREEARKLLQEGKKSQALRCLKGRKRVEKRAERLYGQLETVKGILDRIAHSQTDRLVMQAYQAGVAALRLSLKDVTVERAESLVDQIQELCDTQDEVNQTLAGAALNSSVGGESDELEEELKSLLEESTPDGVRMLPEVPSRPLPAGRALGVHGDSFLDSLPPVPASTFGITDEELDRELSHLTLTDTGMVQAHTLSDRRPEAAQ; the protein is encoded by the exons ATGTTGGCTCcagcaggacagcagcaggGCGACGTGGCGCCGGATTTTCCGCCAGACTGGGAGGACGATGAGCGCATGACCTTCTTATTCTCGGCTTTCAAAGAGAATCGGGAGGTCAACACTACGGACTGGGATGGTAAAATGAATTTCTGGGTGCCGTTGGTCAtcggcagctgcaggaagcgcGGAGCTGTGTCCTTCAACCTGCAGGACCTGAATGAGAGCTTTCGGAGGAAGGGCAGCATGCCGCTAGGTTTGGGCACTGTCATTCAGTGCATGGCCAG GTGTGGGAAAGTACAGAAGGAATCGGAGTTTGCCGCAAACGTGGATTCCGGCTGGCTGTCGTGGGGAGTGGGGCTGCTGCTTGTGCGGCCCCTTAAGTGGACCCTCTCCACCCTCCTGGGGAACAGTCGAGTTCCCTTGGAAGAGTCTTTTGTGGTTATTGAGCTGGTCAAG GAAAAGGCGGCGGAGCTGATGCGTGTGTACCGGAGCTCTCCAGTAGCAGACCGCTCCTTACTGTCCTTCCAAGAGCTCCGCGCACTGTCTGCCCACGTCTGCCCTGATGAAACTACGCTGTGTTTGGCACTGATTCAGCTGCAGAGAGAAAAGCAGGTGACAGTTTTGCTGCATGAAGGAGAGAAG ATTGTGAAGTTTTCCCAGCTGGACCAGGGCCGAGTGTCACCAATAAGTGACATGGATGTTGGGATCTACCAGCTGCAGTGCAGTGAAAAGCTGCTTGGGGATAGAGTGGAGGCACTGGGCCTCGAGGCAGAGAG ATGCAGAGAAGAGGCAAGGAAATTGTTGCAGGAAGGCAAGAAATCTCAG GCCCTGAGGTGCCTCAAGGGACGGAAACGTGTGGAGAAACGAGCGGAACGCCTGTATGGCCAGCTGGAAACAGTGAAGGGAATACTGGATCGGATTGCACACTCACAGACTGACCGTCTG GTGATGCAGGCATACCAAGCTGGGGTGGCAGCCCTCAGGCTGTCCCTGAAGGATGTGACAGTAGAGCGTGCAGAGAGTCTGGTCGATCAGATTCAGGAG ttgTGTGACACTCAGGATGAGGTGAACCAGACGCTGGCAGGAGCAGCGCTCAACTCCTCTG TAGGTGGCGAGAGTGATGAGCTTGAAGAGGAGCTGAAATCACTACTGGAAGAGTCCACTCCAGATGGAGTGCGCATGCTCCCGGAAGTTCCCTCTCGGCCGCTCCCTGCAGGTAGGGCTCTTGGTGTCCATGGTGACAGTTTCCTGGACTCACTGCCCCCTGTACCTGCCTCCACTTTTGGCATCACAGATGAGGAGCTGGATAGAGAACTGAGTCACCTCACCTTAACTGATACAG GCATGGTACAGGCACACACCCTTTCAGACAGGAGGCCTGAGGCTGCACAGTGA
- the chmp7 gene encoding charged multivesicular body protein 7 isoform X3, which translates to MLAPAGQQQGDVAPDFPPDWEDDERMTFLFSAFKENREVNTTDWDGKMNFWVPLVIGSCRKRGAVSFNLQDLNESFRRKGSMPLGLGTVIQCMARCGKVQKESEFAANVDSGWLSWGVGLLLVRPLKWTLSTLLGNSRVPLEESFVVIELVKEKAAELMRVYRSSPVADRSLLSFQELRALSAHVCPDETTLCLALIQLQREKQVTVLLHEGEKIVKFSQLDQGRVSPISDMDVGIYQLQCSEKLLGDRVEALGLEAERCREEARKLLQEGKKSQALRCLKGRKRVEKRAERLYGQLETVKGILDRIAHSQTDRLVMQAYQAGVAALRLSLKDVTVERAESLVDQIQELCDTQDEVNQTLAGAALNSSVGGESDELEEELKSLLEESTPDGVRMLPEVPSRPLPAGMVQAHTLSDRRPEAAQ; encoded by the exons ATGTTGGCTCcagcaggacagcagcaggGCGACGTGGCGCCGGATTTTCCGCCAGACTGGGAGGACGATGAGCGCATGACCTTCTTATTCTCGGCTTTCAAAGAGAATCGGGAGGTCAACACTACGGACTGGGATGGTAAAATGAATTTCTGGGTGCCGTTGGTCAtcggcagctgcaggaagcgcGGAGCTGTGTCCTTCAACCTGCAGGACCTGAATGAGAGCTTTCGGAGGAAGGGCAGCATGCCGCTAGGTTTGGGCACTGTCATTCAGTGCATGGCCAG GTGTGGGAAAGTACAGAAGGAATCGGAGTTTGCCGCAAACGTGGATTCCGGCTGGCTGTCGTGGGGAGTGGGGCTGCTGCTTGTGCGGCCCCTTAAGTGGACCCTCTCCACCCTCCTGGGGAACAGTCGAGTTCCCTTGGAAGAGTCTTTTGTGGTTATTGAGCTGGTCAAG GAAAAGGCGGCGGAGCTGATGCGTGTGTACCGGAGCTCTCCAGTAGCAGACCGCTCCTTACTGTCCTTCCAAGAGCTCCGCGCACTGTCTGCCCACGTCTGCCCTGATGAAACTACGCTGTGTTTGGCACTGATTCAGCTGCAGAGAGAAAAGCAGGTGACAGTTTTGCTGCATGAAGGAGAGAAG ATTGTGAAGTTTTCCCAGCTGGACCAGGGCCGAGTGTCACCAATAAGTGACATGGATGTTGGGATCTACCAGCTGCAGTGCAGTGAAAAGCTGCTTGGGGATAGAGTGGAGGCACTGGGCCTCGAGGCAGAGAG ATGCAGAGAAGAGGCAAGGAAATTGTTGCAGGAAGGCAAGAAATCTCAG GCCCTGAGGTGCCTCAAGGGACGGAAACGTGTGGAGAAACGAGCGGAACGCCTGTATGGCCAGCTGGAAACAGTGAAGGGAATACTGGATCGGATTGCACACTCACAGACTGACCGTCTG GTGATGCAGGCATACCAAGCTGGGGTGGCAGCCCTCAGGCTGTCCCTGAAGGATGTGACAGTAGAGCGTGCAGAGAGTCTGGTCGATCAGATTCAGGAG ttgTGTGACACTCAGGATGAGGTGAACCAGACGCTGGCAGGAGCAGCGCTCAACTCCTCTG TAGGTGGCGAGAGTGATGAGCTTGAAGAGGAGCTGAAATCACTACTGGAAGAGTCCACTCCAGATGGAGTGCGCATGCTCCCGGAAGTTCCCTCTCGGCCGCTCCCTGCAG GCATGGTACAGGCACACACCCTTTCAGACAGGAGGCCTGAGGCTGCACAGTGA